A portion of the Streptomyces sp. NBC_00376 genome contains these proteins:
- a CDS encoding hemolysin family protein — MIAVQLFIGLMTLVVNAFFVGAEFALISVRRSQIEPEAEAGNRRARSVIWGLEHVSALLAAAQLGITLCTLVLGIVAEPAFAHLLEPVFDAVGVPHGLIHPISFVIALSVATYLHMLLGEMVPKNIALAEPVRAALLLGPPLVALARALRPVIFAINAFANALLKILRVETKDEVSATFSDDELARLVTDSGDAGLVDDRSAERLRHALELGRRPVRDVVMPVDRVVYARVGTTPEQLERLSNETGFSRFPVMDSEERILGYLHVKDALDATPRDVPFPVTAMRPIARVRAGTPLDDALTALRRSRTHLAAVLDEDDRLAGMVTMEDVLRELVGRPKAR; from the coding sequence GTGATCGCCGTCCAGCTCTTCATCGGACTGATGACCCTGGTCGTCAATGCCTTCTTCGTCGGGGCTGAGTTCGCGCTGATCTCCGTACGCCGCAGTCAGATCGAGCCCGAGGCCGAGGCCGGGAACCGGCGGGCGCGCAGCGTCATCTGGGGCCTCGAACACGTATCGGCGCTGCTCGCAGCCGCGCAGCTGGGCATCACCCTCTGCACGCTGGTGCTCGGTATCGTCGCCGAGCCGGCCTTCGCGCACCTGCTGGAGCCGGTGTTCGACGCGGTGGGCGTGCCGCACGGACTGATCCATCCGATCTCGTTCGTGATCGCGCTGTCCGTGGCGACGTATCTGCACATGCTCCTCGGCGAGATGGTGCCGAAGAACATCGCCCTGGCCGAGCCCGTACGCGCCGCGCTGCTGCTCGGACCGCCGCTGGTGGCCCTCGCCAGGGCGCTGCGCCCGGTGATCTTCGCGATCAACGCCTTCGCCAACGCGCTGCTCAAGATCCTGCGGGTCGAGACGAAGGACGAGGTGTCCGCCACGTTCTCCGACGACGAACTGGCCCGACTGGTGACGGACTCGGGCGACGCCGGGCTGGTCGACGACCGCTCGGCCGAGCGACTGCGCCACGCGCTGGAGCTGGGCCGTCGTCCGGTGCGTGATGTGGTGATGCCGGTGGACCGGGTCGTGTATGCCAGGGTCGGGACCACGCCGGAGCAGCTGGAGCGGCTCTCGAACGAGACCGGCTTCTCGCGCTTCCCCGTGATGGACAGCGAGGAGCGGATCCTGGGCTACCTCCATGTGAAGGACGCCCTCGATGCCACGCCGCGCGATGTGCCCTTCCCGGTGACGGCGATGCGCCCGATCGCGCGGGTCCGGGCCGGCACACCGCTCGACGACGCCCTGACCGCGCTGCGACGCAGCCGTACGCACCTGGCGGCGGTGCTCGACGAGGACGACCGGCTGGCCGGAATGGTCACCATGGAGGACGTGCTCCGCGAGCTGGTGGGGCGCCCGAAGGCGCGCTGA
- a CDS encoding hemolysin family protein — protein sequence MTEVLLLLVAVLLSLACGAFVAAEFSLTTVERGQLERAVERGERGAASAMKAVRSLTFQLSGAQLGITVTNLVVGMLSEPSIAKLIRGPVEAVGLSPSVASSVALVLGTALSTVFLMIVGELVPKNWAISSPLAVAKTVATPQRAFTAVFRPFISHLNNTANRIVRRFGLEPAEELASARSPQELAALARHSAKEGALEADTAELFVRTLNLAELTAENVMTPRVQVTALEAQATAEDVANATRATGLSRFPVYLGSLDTVVGVAHIKDVLAIPAEQRSRTRVSEMLREPLLVPETLTVDRLLDRLSGKLAMAVVIDEYGGTAGVVTLEDIVEEVVGEVRDEHDPHETADLAPAGEDADGRTLWSADGAARIDQLKTIGLRVPDGPYETLAGLIATEVGRIPAVGDTVELADWRIDVVDASGRRAARALLHAPLPGDDDQTEEAR from the coding sequence ATGACCGAAGTGCTTCTACTGCTCGTGGCGGTACTGCTCTCGCTGGCCTGCGGCGCCTTCGTCGCGGCCGAGTTCTCTCTGACGACGGTCGAGCGCGGACAGCTCGAACGCGCCGTCGAGCGGGGCGAGCGGGGCGCAGCGAGCGCCATGAAGGCCGTACGCAGCCTCACCTTCCAGCTCTCCGGCGCGCAGCTCGGCATCACCGTCACCAACCTGGTGGTCGGCATGCTCTCCGAACCGTCCATCGCGAAGCTGATCCGCGGTCCGGTGGAGGCGGTCGGCCTCTCGCCGAGCGTTGCGTCCTCGGTGGCCCTGGTGCTGGGAACGGCGCTGTCAACCGTGTTCCTGATGATCGTCGGTGAACTGGTCCCGAAGAACTGGGCGATCTCCTCCCCGCTCGCCGTGGCGAAGACCGTGGCCACCCCGCAGCGGGCCTTCACCGCCGTCTTCCGCCCCTTCATCAGCCACCTCAACAACACCGCCAACCGGATCGTGCGCCGCTTCGGCCTCGAACCGGCCGAGGAACTGGCCTCCGCGCGAAGCCCGCAGGAGCTGGCGGCGCTGGCCCGGCACAGCGCGAAGGAAGGTGCGCTGGAGGCCGACACGGCGGAGCTGTTCGTCCGCACGCTGAACCTGGCCGAACTGACGGCGGAGAACGTGATGACCCCCCGGGTCCAGGTCACCGCGCTGGAGGCGCAGGCGACCGCCGAGGACGTCGCGAACGCCACCCGGGCGACGGGCCTGTCACGTTTCCCCGTCTACCTCGGCAGCCTGGACACCGTCGTCGGTGTGGCGCACATCAAGGACGTGCTGGCCATCCCGGCCGAGCAGCGGTCCCGTACCCGCGTGTCGGAGATGCTGCGCGAACCCCTGCTCGTGCCGGAGACGCTCACGGTGGACCGACTCCTGGACCGGTTGTCGGGCAAGCTCGCCATGGCCGTCGTCATCGACGAGTACGGCGGCACGGCGGGCGTCGTGACGCTGGAGGACATCGTCGAGGAAGTGGTCGGTGAGGTGCGCGACGAGCACGACCCGCACGAGACCGCGGACCTCGCACCGGCCGGCGAGGACGCCGACGGGCGGACCCTGTGGTCGGCCGACGGCGCCGCACGCATCGACCAGCTGAAGACGATCGGACTGCGGGTGCCGGACGGGCCTTACGAGACGCTTGCCGGGCTCATCGCCACCGAGGTCGGCCGCATCCCCGCAGTGGGTGACACGGTCGAGCTGGCGGACTGGCGGATCGACGTGGTCGACGCATCCGGACGCCGCGCCGCGCGGGCCCTGCTGCACGCGCCGCTCCCCGGCGACGACGATCAGACGGAGGAAGCACGGTGA
- a CDS encoding GNAT family N-acetyltransferase, with amino-acid sequence MSDLRIRHAGLPDIDTVLRFWREAAEGTSISDDHDGVARLISTDPEALLLAARDGRLVGTVIAGFDGWRCSAYRLAVHPDCRRQGVATALMEAAEQRFLALGGRRVDAMVLEANERAHHAWAASGYHREDHWRRWVKPLSD; translated from the coding sequence ATGAGTGATCTCCGCATACGCCACGCCGGCCTCCCCGACATCGACACCGTGTTGCGCTTCTGGCGCGAGGCCGCGGAGGGAACGAGCATCAGCGACGACCACGACGGAGTGGCCCGGCTCATTTCGACAGACCCCGAAGCCCTGCTGCTGGCGGCCCGTGACGGCCGCCTCGTGGGAACCGTCATCGCCGGTTTCGACGGCTGGCGGTGCTCCGCATACCGGCTGGCCGTGCACCCCGACTGCCGCCGGCAAGGGGTCGCCACCGCCCTGATGGAAGCGGCGGAACAGCGATTCCTCGCCCTTGGCGGGCGACGGGTCGACGCCATGGTTCTCGAGGCCAACGAACGGGCACACCACGCCTGGGCCGCGAGCGGCTACCACCGCGAGGACCACTGGCGGCGCTGGGTGAAGCCGCTCAGCGACTGA
- a CDS encoding transglycosylase SLT domain-containing protein: protein MTTHALNRTSRLRNLSVTALATTAAAAAALTLTSTSAHAAETKQPTTPAVAKATTTGDTQGNSGYANNLDGWIKESLAIMKAKGIPGTYEGLHRNIMRESSGNPNAQNGWDVNAQKGTPSKGLLQVIQPTFSAYHVAGTASSLTDPVANITAAANYAADRYGSIDNVNSAY, encoded by the coding sequence ATGACCACCCACGCCCTGAACCGCACCAGCCGCCTGCGCAACCTGTCCGTCACCGCCCTGGCCACCACCGCCGCCGCGGCAGCCGCCCTCACCCTCACCTCCACCTCCGCACACGCCGCCGAGACCAAGCAGCCCACCACCCCCGCCGTCGCCAAGGCCACCACCACCGGCGACACCCAGGGCAACAGCGGCTACGCCAACAACCTGGACGGCTGGATCAAGGAATCCCTCGCCATCATGAAGGCCAAGGGCATCCCCGGCACCTACGAAGGCCTGCACCGCAACATCATGCGCGAGTCCAGCGGCAACCCCAACGCCCAGAACGGCTGGGACGTCAACGCCCAGAAGGGCACCCCCTCCAAGGGCCTGCTCCAGGTCATCCAGCCCACCTTCAGCGCCTACCACGTCGCCGGCACCGCCAGCAGCCTCACCGACCCCGTCGCCAACATCACCGCGGCCGCCAACTACGCCGCCGACCGCTACGGATCCATCGACAACGTCAACTCCGCCTACTGA